DNA from Streptomyces sp. NBC_01260:
CCAGCGCGAGTGCGCAGGTTCCGGTGGTGAGCAGCGCGTGCAGCCATTCCCAGGCCCCGGCGGCGTCGATCAGCTCGCGGCGGGCGATCCGTACCGCGTCCAGCCGTACCTCGCCGAACAGTTCACCGCTGGTGGAGACCTGCTCGGCGATGGTGACGCCGTCGTGGCCGCGGCGGATCAGGGCCAGAACGGCCCGGCCGTCCCCGGTGTGGGCGGGCACCGCGATCCAGTCCGCCGCCTGCGCCCACGGCACGGCCGACTGCACACCGTCGAGTACCCAGACAGCTTCGGAGCCGTCGCCGGCGTCCCCGTCGGCCTCGCGCCCGTCGTCGGCCGGGCGGGCCGTGACGGCGAGTTCGGCCGGATCGTGGCCGGTGCGCCCATTGGCTCCGACGGTGAGGACCAGCTCACCGCGGCCGACGCCGGGCAGCAGCTCGGCGGCCAGCTCCTGGTCCCCGTAGCGCTGGAGCGTCATCGCGACCGCGCACGTCTCCAGCAGAGGGACCCGCGCAAGGACCTTCGCGGACTCGCGCAGCACCAGGCAGAGCGCGATCAGGTCGAGGCCGGCTCCGCCGTGCTCGGGCGACAGTGTCAGGCTCAGCAGATCCCCGGCGGCGAGACCGGCCCACAGCGGCCTGTCGATGTCCTCGGCCACCGCACCCGGTACGAGTGCGGGGCTGGGAACCGCGTCGGGCTCGACGCCCGAGAAGACCGCTCGTGCCGCCTCTGCGGCTGCCTGCTGTTCCTCGGTGAAGGTGAAGTCCACTGTCCTGGCCTCCCGCGAACCGCTGCGCCCGTACCCGGACCTGACGGAGCGTCAAGATAGAACAGGTTCTACAAGAAGGGAACAGGTGCGGTGCAGTGCGCGGTGACGGGCGAACTGCGTTGCGGTGGGCGGAACAGTCACCGGTCGAAGTCGAGCTCCACCTCCCCGGTCACCGGATGGGACTGGCAGGCCAGCACATAGCCCGCCCCCGTCTCTTCCGGTTCGAGCGCGAAGTTGCGGTCCATCCGGACCTCGCCGGAGACCAGGAAGGCCCGGCAGGTCCCGCACACGCCCCCCTTGCAGGCGTACGGCGCGTCCGAGCGGCTGCGGAGCACCGTCTCCAGCAGCGATTCGCCGTCCTGCACCGGCCACGTGCCCGAGCGGCCGTCCAGGGTCGCCGTGAGCATGCTGCCGACCGGGGCCTCGATCCGGGGCCGGACTGCCGTGCCGGGCCCGTCGTCGACGTGGAAGATCTCCTGGTGGATACGGGTCCGCTCGACGCCCAGACCGTGCAGCGCGCCCTCGGCTGCCCGGACCAGACCGAGCGGACCGCACAGGTACCAGCCGTCCACCTCGGCCACCGGCAGCAGCGCGGGCAGCAGACCGGTGAGCCGCTCGCGGTCCAGCCGGCCCGAGGGGAGGCCGGCCTGCTGCTCCTCCCGGGAGAGCGCGGTGACCAGCTGGAACCGGTCCGGATAGCGGTCCTTGAGGTCGGCGACCTCGTCCAGGAACATCGTCGACGCAGCGGTCCGGTCGCTGCGGATCAGGCAGAACGAGGCGTCGGGCTCCCGGGCCAGCAGCGTCGCCGCGATGGAGAGCACCGGGGTGATCCCGCTGCCGCCGACGACCGCCGCGAACTGCCCGGCGCGCGGCGTGAGCACGAAGCGGCCCATCGGAGGCATCGCCTCGACCTGATCGCCGACAGCGAGCTCCTTGAGCGCGTACGTGGAGAACGCGCCGCCGTCGACGAGCCGGATGCCCACCCGCAGCGCAGGGTCGGCCGGCTGCTCGGTGGCCGGTGCGCAGATCGAGTACGAGCGGCGGACCTCCTCACCGGCGACGGTGTAGCGGACATTGAGGTGCTGGCCGGGCTTGTGGCGGAACGTCTCGCGCAGTTCCGGCGGCACGGCGAACTCGACGGCCACCGAATCGTCGGTGAGCCGTTCGATCGCGCTGACCCGGAGCGGATGGAACATCTACAACTCCTTGAAGTGATCAAAGGGCTCGCGGCATGTCACACACCTGCGCAGCGCCTTGCAGGCAGTCGACGAGAACCGGCTCAGCAGCTCCGTGTCGGTGGAGCCGCAGTGCGGGCAGCGCACCGACAGGGCGAGCGGCACGGGCCCGGCGGCGGGGGAGGCCGCATCACGCGACCGAGGGGGCGCTATGCCGAACTCCGTGAGCTTGCGCCGGCCTTCCGCGCTGATGTCGTCCGTGGACCAGGCCGGGGCGAGGACGGTGACCACGGAGACCTCGGTCATGCCGTGGTCGAGCAGCACGCGCTCGATGTCCGTGGACATGGTCTCCAACGCGGGGCAGCCGGTGTAGGTGGGGGTGAGCCGGACCTTGACGCGGCCCGGTGCGAGCATCTCCACCCCCCGGAGCACACCCAGCTCCTCAAGGGTCAGCACGGGCAGCTCCGGGTCGGGGACGGAGCCCGCGAGGTGGCGCAGCTCCTCCTCCAGTGCCGTCCAGGTCACCATGACGCCCCCGGGTGGCTGCGGTGCAGATGCTGCATCTCGGCGATCATCCGGCCGAAAGGCTCCGTGTGGATGCCCTGACGGCCCGCTCCGGCCGTCCAGGCGCCGGACTGCGGCCCGGCCGGTACCGTCAGCGTGGCCCGTTCCAGTACGTCGGTGACGGATGCCAGCCAGTCGCTCCGCAGGGCCTTCCAGTCCACCTCCACGCCTTCGACGGGCTGGAACAGTTCACCGGTGAAACGCCACAGCGCGTCCACCGCGCGCTGCATCCGGTCGTGGCTCTCCGCCGTTCCGTCACCGAGGCGCAGCGTCCACTGCTCGGCGTGGTCACGGTGATAGGCGACCTCCTTGACGGCCTTGGCCGCGATCCCGGCGAACTCGCCGTCACCGGCCGCCAGCTGCTCGTACAGTCCGTGCTGGTGGACGGAGAAGTAGAGCTGACGGGCGATGGTGTGGGCGAAGTCGCCGTTCGGCTGCTCGACCAGCTGGACGTTGCGGAAGGCGCGCTCCTCGCGCAGATACGCCAGCTCGTCCTCGTCCCCGGCCAGGGAGAGCAGCAGGCGGGCCTGGCCCAGCAGGTCCAGGGCGATGTTGGCGAGGGCCACTTCCTCCTCCAGTACGGGGGCGTGGCCCGCCCACTCCCCCAGCCGGTGCGAGAGCACCAGCGCGTCGTCGCCGAGGGCGAGGGCCGCGGTCACAGGTGCTTCACCCCGTCCGGGATCTTGTAGAACGTCGGGTGCCGGTAGGGCTTGTCGCCGGCCGGCTCGAAGAACGTGTCCTTCTCGTCCGGCGAGGACGCCGTGATCCGGTTGGACGGCACCACCCAGATGGAGACCCCTTCGGACCGGCGCGTGTACAGATCGCGAGCGTTGCGCAGGGCCATCTCGGCGTCCGGGGCGTGCAGGCTGCCGGCGTGGGTGTGGGAGAGGCCACGCCGCGAGCGCACGAATACCTCCCACAATGGCCAGTCGGTCGAACTGCTCATGCTGTCGCCTCCCCGTTCGGTACAACTGTCTGCTTCTGTGCGTATGCCGCGGCGGCGTCGCGCACCCAGGCGCCTTCCTCGTGCGCCCGGCGGCGCTGTGTGAGGCGCTCCTCGTTGCACGGGCCGTTCCCCTTCAGGACCTCCTGGAACTCCGTCCAGTCGATGGCCCCGAAATCGTGCTGACCGCGCTCCTCGTTCCACCGGAGGTCCGGGTCGGGGAGGGTGAGCCCCAGTACCTC
Protein-coding regions in this window:
- a CDS encoding acyl-CoA dehydrogenase family protein, giving the protein MDFTFTEEQQAAAEAARAVFSGVEPDAVPSPALVPGAVAEDIDRPLWAGLAAGDLLSLTLSPEHGGAGLDLIALCLVLRESAKVLARVPLLETCAVAMTLQRYGDQELAAELLPGVGRGELVLTVGANGRTGHDPAELAVTARPADDGREADGDAGDGSEAVWVLDGVQSAVPWAQAADWIAVPAHTGDGRAVLALIRRGHDGVTIAEQVSTSGELFGEVRLDAVRIARRELIDAAGAWEWLHALLTTGTCALALGLGEAVLAMTSQYTGKREQFGFPVATFQSVAVQTADRYIDLRAMEVTLWQAAWRIATGGSGTLPAAGDVAVAKIWASDGVRRVVQTAQHLHGGFGADTDYPLHRFHAWAKQIELSLGPAAAHEEALGDLLAAHSLD
- a CDS encoding 2Fe-2S iron-sulfur cluster-binding protein; amino-acid sequence: MFHPLRVSAIERLTDDSVAVEFAVPPELRETFRHKPGQHLNVRYTVAGEEVRRSYSICAPATEQPADPALRVGIRLVDGGAFSTYALKELAVGDQVEAMPPMGRFVLTPRAGQFAAVVGGSGITPVLSIAATLLAREPDASFCLIRSDRTAASTMFLDEVADLKDRYPDRFQLVTALSREEQQAGLPSGRLDRERLTGLLPALLPVAEVDGWYLCGPLGLVRAAEGALHGLGVERTRIHQEIFHVDDGPGTAVRPRIEAPVGSMLTATLDGRSGTWPVQDGESLLETVLRSRSDAPYACKGGVCGTCRAFLVSGEVRMDRNFALEPEETGAGYVLACQSHPVTGEVELDFDR
- the paaC gene encoding 1,2-phenylacetyl-CoA epoxidase subunit PaaC, coding for MTAALALGDDALVLSHRLGEWAGHAPVLEEEVALANIALDLLGQARLLLSLAGDEDELAYLREERAFRNVQLVEQPNGDFAHTIARQLYFSVHQHGLYEQLAAGDGEFAGIAAKAVKEVAYHRDHAEQWTLRLGDGTAESHDRMQRAVDALWRFTGELFQPVEGVEVDWKALRSDWLASVTDVLERATLTVPAGPQSGAWTAGAGRQGIHTEPFGRMIAEMQHLHRSHPGASW
- the paaD gene encoding 1,2-phenylacetyl-CoA epoxidase subunit PaaD, translated to MVTWTALEEELRHLAGSVPDPELPVLTLEELGVLRGVEMLAPGRVKVRLTPTYTGCPALETMSTDIERVLLDHGMTEVSVVTVLAPAWSTDDISAEGRRKLTEFGIAPPRSRDAASPAAGPVPLALSVRCPHCGSTDTELLSRFSSTACKALRRCVTCREPFDHFKEL
- the paaB gene encoding 1,2-phenylacetyl-CoA epoxidase subunit PaaB → MSSSTDWPLWEVFVRSRRGLSHTHAGSLHAPDAEMALRNARDLYTRRSEGVSIWVVPSNRITASSPDEKDTFFEPAGDKPYRHPTFYKIPDGVKHL